Proteins encoded by one window of Bacteroidota bacterium:
- a CDS encoding transposase: MIGILKEQEQGLKVTEICRKHNIADQTFYIWKKRYGGMQVDELKRLKDLEYENARLKKNVCQLEFGEHDAVKDLLEKSFNACLQKSNAYLTALKKDN; encoded by the coding sequence ATTATCGGAATCCTGAAAGAGCAGGAACAAGGATTAAAAGTAACGGAGATATGTCGAAAGCACAACATAGCTGATCAGACATTTTACATTTGGAAGAAACGCTATGGCGGAATGCAAGTAGACGAGCTCAAGCGATTAAAGGATTTGGAATACGAAAATGCGCGGTTAAAAAAAAATGTATGCCAACTTGAGTTTGGAGAGCATGACGCAGTGAAAGACTTGCTCGAAAAAAGTTTTAACGCCTGCCTGCAAAAGAGCAATGCTTATCTTACCGCATTGAAGAAAGACAATTAA
- a CDS encoding transposase family protein gives MLSIRVAHSITAKSVIEFLEQRIEIDGKPISIRPDNGPEFTSKAFQLWLHNKKINWSKIEKGAPQQNAIVERFNRTYREDILDAYLFKNIKHAQEITNNWIEEYNTKRPHQSLNQLTPHEFAAA, from the coding sequence ATGCTTAGCATCCGTGTAGCACACAGCATCACAGCAAAGAGTGTTATTGAGTTTTTAGAACAACGCATTGAAATAGACGGAAAGCCAATAAGTATCCGCCCTGACAACGGACCTGAATTCACCTCGAAAGCATTTCAGCTTTGGTTGCATAACAAAAAAATAAATTGGAGTAAAATTGAAAAAGGAGCACCACAACAAAATGCCATTGTTGAACGGTTCAATCGCACCTATCGTGAAGATATATTGGATGCATACTTATTTAAAAACATTAAACATGCACAGGAAATAACAAATAACTGGATTGAAGAATATAATACCAAGCGCCCGCATCAATCATTAAATCAACTAACACCACATGAATTTGCCGCAGCATAA
- the htpG gene encoding molecular chaperone HtpG, producing the protein MATGKISVQTENIFPIIKKFLYSDHEIFLRELVSNAVDASQKIKTLTNVGENKTELGNLEIKIAVDKEAKTITIEDSGLGMTADEVEKYINQVAFSGAEEFLEKFKNETEANPIIGHFGLGFYSAFMVADKVEFTTKSYKDAPAVKWSCDGSTEYTLAETSKDERGTTITLFINDENAEFLEMVRIETLLDKYCRFLPVPVLFNEKQVNNTAPAWTKKPVDLGQEDYKSFYKELYPIAEDPLFHIHLNVDYPFNLTGILYFPRHKRNSDMMQKNKVQLYCNQVFVTDNVEGIVPEFLTLLHGVIDSPDIPLNVSRSYLQSDGNVKKISSHITKKVADKLDEIFSEKRNEFEEKWDELGLFIKYGVLTDDKFFDRAKSFTLLKSNAGKYYTLEEYNTLVKLNQEDKDKKVIYLYTHDAVAHHTLIKAATDKGYDVLLLDGQLDTHFIQTLEQKLENVQFVRIDSDVIDNLIKKTEKPASALNADQEKMLKELAEKIVVKEKYQVQIEPMSPTDAPVYITQSEFMRRMKDMSKMGGGYDWMGVMPENYNLILNENHPLVSKIIVDTDAINQEQVMKHVIDLALLQNGLLKGEDLTAFVQRNLEMLKSK; encoded by the coding sequence ATGGCTACTGGCAAAATTTCGGTTCAAACGGAAAACATTTTTCCCATTATCAAAAAATTTCTTTATAGCGACCACGAAATATTTTTACGCGAGTTGGTTAGCAATGCAGTTGATGCTTCGCAAAAAATTAAAACGCTTACCAATGTTGGAGAGAACAAAACCGAATTGGGGAATCTGGAGATAAAGATTGCGGTTGATAAAGAAGCCAAAACCATTACCATAGAAGATAGTGGCTTGGGTATGACAGCCGATGAGGTTGAAAAATATATCAATCAGGTAGCATTTTCAGGTGCCGAAGAATTTCTCGAAAAATTTAAAAATGAAACAGAAGCCAACCCGATAATCGGCCACTTTGGCCTTGGATTTTATTCAGCATTTATGGTTGCCGACAAAGTGGAGTTTACCACTAAATCATACAAGGATGCACCTGCTGTAAAATGGAGTTGCGATGGCAGTACCGAATACACACTTGCGGAAACAAGTAAGGATGAACGCGGCACAACCATAACACTTTTTATTAATGATGAAAACGCAGAATTTCTTGAAATGGTTCGCATAGAAACACTTTTGGATAAGTATTGCCGCTTTCTGCCAGTGCCAGTATTGTTTAATGAGAAGCAAGTAAATAACACAGCCCCTGCATGGACTAAAAAACCAGTCGACCTGGGCCAGGAAGACTATAAGAGTTTTTATAAAGAATTATATCCGATAGCCGAAGACCCCCTCTTTCACATTCATCTCAATGTTGACTATCCATTTAACCTTACCGGTATATTATATTTTCCGCGCCACAAACGCAATAGCGACATGATGCAAAAAAACAAAGTGCAGCTTTATTGCAATCAGGTTTTTGTTACCGATAATGTGGAAGGGATAGTGCCTGAATTTTTAACCCTGTTGCATGGGGTTATTGATAGTCCCGATATTCCGCTAAATGTTTCGCGAAGCTATTTGCAAAGCGATGGCAACGTGAAAAAGATAAGCTCGCACATTACAAAAAAGGTAGCGGATAAACTGGATGAAATTTTTAGTGAAAAGCGAAACGAATTTGAAGAAAAGTGGGATGAGCTTGGCTTGTTTATCAAATACGGAGTATTGACCGATGATAAATTCTTCGACCGTGCAAAAAGTTTTACTCTGCTCAAAAGCAATGCCGGCAAGTATTACACACTTGAAGAGTACAATACCCTTGTAAAGCTAAACCAGGAAGACAAGGATAAAAAGGTAATTTATCTATATACCCATGATGCTGTTGCACATCATACATTAATTAAAGCTGCTACCGATAAGGGCTATGATGTTCTTTTGTTGGACGGACAATTGGATACACACTTTATTCAAACGCTTGAGCAGAAATTAGAGAACGTACAATTTGTACGTATTGATTCGGATGTGATAGACAACTTAATAAAGAAGACAGAGAAACCGGCATCAGCATTAAATGCTGATCAAGAAAAAATGTTGAAGGAGTTGGCAGAAAAAATTGTTGTGAAAGAAAAATATCAAGTTCAAATAGAACCCATGTCTCCAACTGATGCCCCGGTATATATAACGCAAAGCGAATTTATGCGAAGAATGAAAGACATGAGCAAAATGGGCGGAGGTTATGATTGGATGGGAGTGATGCCCGAAAATTATAATTTGATACTTAATGAAAATCATCCATTGGTATCAAAAATTATAGTTGATACGGATGCTATTAATCAAGAGCAAGTAATGAAGCACGTAATAGATTTGGCATTGTTGCAAAATGGACTTCTAAAAGGGGAAGATCTTACAGCATTTGTGCAACGAAATTTGGAGATGTTAAAGAGCAAGTAA
- a CDS encoding phage holin family protein encodes MITEEKEKIEHLIEHAEEYINTRQELLKLIVAEKTSTVLSSVMSNLIISFIFFFVFVFASFGLAYFIAEYIGKTYLGFIATAGIYFVIGLLLHWNREKLLRTPFMNSIIKNYFKDEQN; translated from the coding sequence ATGATAACTGAAGAAAAAGAAAAAATTGAACATTTAATTGAACATGCTGAGGAGTATATTAATACAAGGCAGGAGTTGCTGAAACTGATTGTTGCTGAAAAAACAAGCACTGTATTGTCATCAGTCATGTCAAACCTGATCATCTCTTTTATTTTCTTTTTTGTGTTTGTGTTTGCAAGTTTCGGTCTTGCTTATTTTATTGCTGAATATATCGGCAAGACTTATTTGGGATTTATAGCCACCGCAGGAATCTACTTCGTGATAGGTTTATTGTTGCATTGGAATCGAGAAAAATTATTGCGAACTCCCTTTATGAACAGCATCATAAAAAACTATTTCAAAGATGAACAAAATTGA
- a CDS encoding universal stress protein: protein MPIKKILCPTDFSNAANNAVEYAAYLAKKTGAQITLTHVLSLPVIYDDFNSPEMLTAFDANRIEVEQILKNQAANVRNEFEVACDYDLMLSNAEDADSDIAQSSEVFDLIVCGTNGADNIFQFYFGSHSYRISRNAAAATLIVPEVCTFKGISNMVFLSGYKAGDQIQIGQLQEFVSAFNANLTAMHVSEKDTPGNQELYHTFAHLLDEAFDFRMKINFHRMVNEDTAQATEHYMHESHADVLAVYMEKHGFLYRLFHTDLIKNITSYADYPVLVFHR from the coding sequence ATGCCTATAAAAAAAATTCTATGCCCTACCGATTTTTCTAATGCTGCCAACAATGCGGTGGAGTATGCTGCATACCTTGCCAAGAAAACCGGGGCGCAAATAACATTGACACATGTGTTGTCGCTGCCGGTAATTTATGATGACTTCAACTCGCCTGAAATGCTGACCGCTTTCGATGCCAATAGAATAGAAGTAGAGCAAATTCTCAAAAATCAAGCGGCCAATGTGAGAAACGAATTTGAAGTAGCATGTGACTATGACCTTATGCTTTCTAATGCTGAAGATGCCGATAGCGACATTGCCCAAAGCTCCGAAGTATTTGACTTAATTGTATGTGGCACCAATGGTGCCGACAATATTTTCCAATTTTATTTTGGCAGCCACAGCTACCGCATTTCGCGCAATGCTGCTGCTGCCACGCTTATCGTGCCCGAGGTGTGCACTTTCAAGGGAATTAGTAACATGGTGTTTTTATCCGGCTACAAAGCCGGTGATCAAATTCAGATAGGTCAGTTACAGGAATTTGTTTCGGCCTTTAATGCGAACTTAACGGCAATGCATGTCAGTGAAAAAGATACACCCGGAAATCAGGAGCTCTATCATACGTTTGCTCATTTGCTTGACGAGGCATTTGACTTTCGCATGAAAATTAATTTTCATCGCATGGTTAATGAGGATACTGCACAGGCAACAGAACATTACATGCATGAGTCGCATGCCGATGTACTTGCGGTGTATATGGAGAAGCACGGTTTTCTGTACAGATTGTTTCACACTGACCTTATTAAAAACATAACATCATATGCCGACTATCCGGTGTTGGTTTTTCACCGATAA
- a CDS encoding serine hydrolase — MQKLKTILLLLSISLTACAQNPFKTLSDSLAKAYLQNKPGSLVIGIFDNGRQKIFYYGETSKGNKQTPDSGSIFELGEITETFTSVLYAEMSVKGIVKMDEKLQDMLPVNVPAPVYHEIICKKADDASQLGQMQEQKANVKIDFTPYVCFPDPSSKPQYLILCDLATHTTGLPAYPSNLKKNKSNPYGGYQTEDLYTYLKNHNFSKPLGYDYEYSATGMALLGHALSLKMQTGFDTLLTDRILVPLKMTDTEIILSEQNKSRLVTGYNRKGREASPWVYDVLAPSGGLHSTPSDMMKFLSANLNKEKNDYVNILDYTHNARLRLTDKKEDTEIALGWKINSLGAEHNRVVWQQGSTGGYSAYIGFVETNHTGVFVLSSVSKNVDFIGLKILQKLSREKMND, encoded by the coding sequence ATGCAAAAATTAAAAACAATTTTACTGCTTTTATCAATTTCATTAACTGCCTGCGCGCAAAACCCATTTAAAACACTTTCAGATAGTTTGGCAAAAGCATACTTGCAAAACAAACCGGGATCTTTGGTTATAGGTATTTTTGATAATGGTCGCCAAAAAATATTTTACTATGGTGAAACAAGTAAAGGAAACAAACAGACGCCCGACTCGGGCAGCATATTTGAACTTGGAGAAATTACAGAAACATTCACTTCGGTGCTTTATGCCGAAATGAGTGTAAAGGGGATTGTAAAAATGGATGAGAAACTACAGGATATGCTTCCGGTAAATGTACCGGCTCCTGTATACCACGAAATAATTTGTAAGAAAGCAGATGATGCATCGCAACTTGGGCAAATGCAGGAGCAAAAGGCTAATGTTAAAATTGACTTCACCCCTTATGTTTGCTTTCCTGATCCATCATCAAAACCACAATACTTAATCTTATGTGATCTTGCTACACACACTACCGGTTTGCCGGCCTATCCATCCAATTTAAAAAAGAATAAATCAAATCCTTATGGAGGGTATCAAACAGAAGATCTCTATACCTATTTAAAGAATCACAACTTTAGCAAGCCACTAGGGTATGACTATGAATACTCCGCTACGGGTATGGCCTTGCTGGGCCATGCGCTTTCGTTAAAAATGCAAACAGGATTTGATACACTGCTTACCGATCGCATTTTAGTACCACTAAAAATGACCGATACCGAAATAATACTCTCAGAGCAAAATAAAAGCAGGTTGGTTACAGGTTATAATCGGAAAGGAAGGGAAGCGTCACCCTGGGTGTATGATGTGCTGGCTCCGTCCGGTGGTCTGCATTCTACGCCATCAGATATGATGAAATTTCTTTCGGCCAATTTGAATAAGGAAAAAAATGATTACGTAAACATACTTGATTACACTCATAATGCGCGACTGCGGCTTACAGATAAAAAAGAAGATACCGAAATTGCATTGGGATGGAAAATAAATTCGCTTGGAGCCGAACATAACAGAGTAGTATGGCAACAAGGAAGTACCGGAGGATACAGCGCCTATATTGGTTTTGTAGAAACCAATCATACAGGAGTATTTGTATTATCATCGGTTTCAAAAAATGTTGATTTTATTGGATTGAAAATATTGCAAAAACTTTCGCGCGAAAAAATGAATGACTAA
- a CDS encoding AI-2E family transporter → MEYKQTDKMGHNNGVNISVLKVLQFTVLLSIILYFGRTVFIPLSIALLFSFLLFPICSMLEKKGLNKSLAIAISLFGMTMLLAGICYILFLQVAGFAHEWQLIKTKLLDKLSGLESYIVLNFNYSKEQQATWLSNFADSSSAQLFPFLKTTFYSMSVTLVLIIIIPVLSFLILYHRHLLITVLYELFPLSKKEDIKLVMREVVHTYYSFIKGMLTVYLIVGVLNSIGLAIVGVPHPILFGFTASILTFIPYVGIIVGSLLPISISWIEYNTIWHPLGVVFVFALVQYLEANIIFPVAVSRKLKINSLITILTIIAGGILWGAAGMILFIPFLGIAKLIADKTESLKIVSILLGDSESAKKPDN, encoded by the coding sequence ATGGAGTATAAACAAACAGATAAGATGGGACACAATAATGGAGTAAATATTTCTGTACTTAAGGTGTTGCAGTTTACGGTCTTGCTCTCAATCATACTTTATTTTGGGAGAACGGTATTTATTCCTCTTAGCATAGCGCTGCTCTTTAGCTTTCTACTTTTCCCCATTTGTTCGATGCTAGAAAAAAAGGGATTGAACAAAAGTCTGGCAATTGCAATTTCGCTCTTTGGTATGACAATGTTATTGGCAGGTATTTGTTATATACTTTTTCTGCAAGTAGCAGGCTTTGCTCATGAGTGGCAATTAATTAAAACAAAACTGTTGGATAAACTATCCGGATTAGAATCATATATCGTTTTAAATTTTAATTATTCGAAAGAACAACAGGCGACATGGCTAAGTAATTTTGCCGACAGCAGCTCAGCGCAATTATTTCCTTTTTTGAAAACCACTTTTTATTCAATGTCTGTAACATTGGTTCTCATAATTATTATTCCGGTATTGTCTTTTCTCATTCTTTACCACCGGCATTTACTAATAACGGTATTGTACGAATTGTTTCCATTGAGCAAAAAGGAAGATATAAAATTAGTAATGCGCGAGGTGGTTCATACCTATTACAGTTTTATTAAAGGCATGCTAACTGTATATCTCATAGTCGGAGTGCTTAACAGCATTGGTTTAGCCATAGTCGGAGTGCCGCATCCCATCTTGTTTGGTTTTACGGCTTCCATACTTACCTTTATTCCTTATGTTGGAATAATAGTTGGTTCGCTGCTGCCTATTTCAATTTCATGGATTGAGTATAATACCATTTGGCATCCTTTAGGAGTAGTGTTTGTTTTTGCCTTGGTACAATACCTTGAGGCTAACATAATTTTTCCTGTTGCTGTTAGTCGCAAGTTAAAAATAAACAGCCTAATTACCATTCTTACAATTATAGCTGGCGGTATATTATGGGGTGCTGCCGGCATGATTTTGTTTATCCCTTTTTTAGGAATAGCAAAGTTGATAGCAGATAAAACCGAAAGCCTGAAAATAGTATCGATTTTACTTGGCGATAGTGAGTCGGCAAAAAAACCAGATAATTGA
- a CDS encoding patatin-like phospholipase family protein: MTFDQKLDPNTGPKRILALDGGGIRGALSLGYLEKLEQVLKARHPHIENFRLHHYFDLIGGTSTGSIIAAALSIGMSVAEIKDKYFVLGEKIFGEKNNWWNIFEFGKVMKANFSAEPLEKELKNLFGDYTLGDREHIKTGLCIVAKRADTNSVWPLINHPGGKYFNSTVGANSNILLRNAIRASAAAPTYFLPISVDVGQGIIGAFVDGGVSMANNPALELLKVATLKGFPFHWETGEDKLLLISIGTGMSKLEKLPKDIEKNHQLKWAQQIPDMLMQDASWSNQTILQWLSRSPTAKIIDGEIGSLNDDLLTPQPLLHYLRYNVTVSAAELEKVTGQKYSPEHVEKLTDMSNAKNCSELYSIGLAAGQKEILESHIPVVFDLK; this comes from the coding sequence ATGACATTTGACCAAAAACTAGATCCAAACACAGGCCCTAAGCGCATACTTGCGCTTGATGGTGGCGGCATACGTGGTGCCTTGAGCCTTGGCTACCTCGAAAAACTTGAGCAGGTATTAAAAGCGCGGCATCCGCATATTGAAAATTTCAGACTACATCATTATTTTGATTTAATAGGCGGCACCAGCACCGGATCAATCATTGCTGCAGCATTGTCTATTGGCATGTCGGTAGCCGAAATAAAAGACAAATATTTTGTGCTGGGCGAAAAAATATTTGGCGAAAAAAATAACTGGTGGAATATTTTTGAATTTGGTAAAGTGATGAAGGCAAACTTTAGCGCTGAACCACTCGAAAAAGAATTGAAGAATCTATTTGGCGATTATACCCTTGGCGATAGAGAACATATAAAAACAGGATTGTGCATTGTAGCCAAACGTGCCGATACCAATAGCGTGTGGCCACTTATTAATCATCCGGGCGGAAAATATTTTAATAGCACAGTAGGTGCTAACAGCAATATACTATTGCGCAATGCTATACGTGCTAGCGCTGCAGCCCCAACGTATTTTTTACCCATCTCCGTTGATGTAGGTCAGGGAATTATAGGAGCCTTTGTTGACGGTGGTGTGAGCATGGCCAACAATCCTGCGCTCGAATTATTAAAAGTAGCGACTTTAAAAGGTTTCCCCTTTCACTGGGAAACAGGCGAAGATAAGTTGCTGCTTATTTCGATAGGAACCGGTATGAGCAAACTTGAAAAGCTGCCAAAGGATATCGAAAAAAATCATCAACTTAAGTGGGCGCAGCAAATTCCTGATATGTTGATGCAGGATGCAAGCTGGTCAAACCAAACTATTTTGCAATGGTTGTCGCGCTCGCCAACTGCCAAAATTATTGATGGTGAAATAGGTTCCTTAAATGATGATTTGCTGACCCCTCAGCCGTTATTACATTATTTACGCTACAATGTAACGGTGTCTGCAGCAGAGCTTGAAAAAGTTACCGGCCAAAAGTATTCTCCTGAACATGTGGAAAAACTTACCGACATGAGCAATGCAAAAAATTGTAGCGAGTTGTATAGCATAGGCTTGGCAGCAGGACAAAAGGAAATATTAGAAAGTCATATTCCAGTAGTATTTGATTTGAAATAA
- a CDS encoding TPM domain-containing protein, translated as MKNYLIAFVLFSVTTTFGQTVDSVSVDSITESQMQLVRETYWAEIKPIGWVTDFEKLFTPAEVLSIDSMLSVYEQETTNEIALVTLDTNYVTKAYFDEMALVLAQKWQVGKKNKDNGILIAISRIHRRIRICNGMSIQKVLTDDETKTIIDKTIIPFFIDGNYFEGTVKGIQRIMQELKQENK; from the coding sequence ATGAAAAATTATTTGATAGCGTTCGTTTTGTTTTCTGTTACAACAACATTTGGCCAAACAGTGGATAGTGTATCGGTTGATTCAATTACTGAATCGCAAATGCAACTAGTGAGAGAAACGTATTGGGCTGAAATTAAACCAATAGGTTGGGTTACTGATTTTGAAAAACTATTTACCCCTGCAGAGGTGCTTAGCATTGATAGCATGCTTTCGGTTTATGAACAGGAAACAACCAATGAGATAGCTCTTGTTACACTTGACACCAATTATGTAACCAAAGCGTATTTTGATGAAATGGCATTGGTGCTTGCACAAAAATGGCAGGTTGGTAAAAAGAATAAGGACAACGGCATATTAATAGCCATCTCGCGCATACACAGGCGCATTCGTATTTGCAATGGAATGTCTATTCAAAAAGTTTTGACCGATGATGAAACCAAAACGATAATTGATAAAACCATCATTCCTTTTTTTATTGATGGTAATTATTTTGAAGGTACCGTAAAAGGGATTCAGAGAATAATGCAAGAACTAAAACAAGAAAATAAATGA
- a CDS encoding T9SS type A sorting domain-containing protein, translating into MLSRIVFILLVVGCQNVFSQVSLQWHFYGDTPEESRLIVADSHSNVYTLGHVGGLRKYGHTGDTLFYNTDTINYTPNAIDLDANDEIVTVGTYYGLGSQYEILVQKFDTLGNKIWATGINTPTGNREFATSLTFDQSNNIYVTGWDGDQFFGKFYTAKISSGGQLVWGNSFPKNGFDPYYGLDVAVHDTNNVYACGFVDENGTTNDMLLVKYNSNGDTVWSRKFGYYQTFGGQWTTEDNGTEVETDQAGNVYVMSKDIFGKHDVLIKYNSAGVKQWNKVVHTLPTDIKFMSIQNDIIYIAGNTDLGFGLVTPLAIKMDLNGIALFDSVYTNQGFNFVDAKIYDGGFVMTGNYSGCNGCNWDIITTCYDSLGNTKWTHVMNTVNGYLTDQVYGLAIDKTGGIYLTGNGNGSNYWMSTYKLFPCYNINPVLVKNGSVYTANFIAGADYLWRDCANDSLVAQGIELFQFVEPYLSNFAVEISVGSCSDTTSCTFAGINTMYSATNKFALYPNPASEVISIRGLTSVVNAQLYSTQLILINNYILSRENNSIDISKLPKGVYLLTINDGNYNEVIKLIK; encoded by the coding sequence ATGCTTAGTAGAATTGTATTTATACTGTTGGTAGTTGGTTGTCAAAATGTTTTTTCTCAGGTTTCGTTGCAATGGCATTTTTATGGCGACACACCTGAAGAAAGCCGTCTTATTGTTGCCGATTCGCATAGCAACGTATATACCCTTGGTCATGTAGGAGGCTTACGAAAATATGGCCATACTGGTGACACGCTTTTTTATAATACAGACACTATTAATTATACACCCAATGCAATAGACCTAGATGCAAATGATGAAATAGTAACGGTAGGGACGTACTACGGGCTAGGTTCTCAATATGAAATTTTGGTACAAAAATTTGACACCCTCGGTAATAAAATATGGGCTACCGGAATCAATACTCCCACTGGTAACCGCGAGTTTGCAACCTCTCTTACCTTTGACCAGTCAAACAATATATATGTTACTGGCTGGGATGGCGATCAGTTTTTCGGTAAATTTTATACAGCAAAAATTTCATCGGGAGGGCAATTGGTTTGGGGAAACAGTTTTCCAAAAAATGGTTTCGATCCTTATTACGGCCTCGATGTAGCTGTGCATGACACCAATAATGTTTATGCATGCGGATTTGTAGATGAGAATGGCACAACCAATGACATGCTTCTTGTAAAATACAATAGCAATGGTGATACCGTATGGTCGCGTAAGTTTGGATACTATCAAACATTTGGTGGACAGTGGACTACCGAAGATAACGGCACCGAAGTGGAGACCGATCAGGCAGGAAATGTGTATGTCATGTCAAAGGATATATTTGGCAAGCATGATGTGCTAATTAAATATAATTCGGCCGGGGTGAAACAATGGAATAAAGTAGTACATACCCTGCCAACAGATATCAAATTTATGTCCATTCAAAATGATATAATTTATATTGCCGGCAATACCGATTTAGGTTTTGGTTTAGTAACTCCGCTTGCCATAAAAATGGATCTTAATGGTATTGCTCTCTTTGACAGTGTTTATACCAATCAAGGATTTAATTTTGTCGATGCAAAAATTTACGATGGTGGATTTGTAATGACCGGAAATTATTCGGGTTGTAATGGCTGCAATTGGGATATAATAACTACATGCTATGACAGCCTTGGAAATACAAAATGGACACATGTGATGAACACCGTAAATGGTTATTTAACCGATCAGGTTTACGGCCTAGCTATTGACAAAACGGGAGGTATTTATCTTACAGGAAATGGCAACGGCTCTAATTATTGGATGAGCACCTATAAATTATTCCCCTGCTACAACATCAATCCTGTGCTTGTAAAAAACGGAAGCGTATATACTGCTAATTTTATTGCGGGTGCAGACTACCTGTGGCGCGACTGCGCCAACGATTCGCTGGTAGCACAGGGAATCGAACTGTTTCAGTTTGTAGAACCTTACCTAAGTAATTTTGCCGTTGAAATTTCGGTAGGCTCCTGTTCAGATACTACCAGTTGCACCTTTGCCGGCATTAATACTATGTATAGTGCAACAAACAAATTTGCTCTTTATCCAAATCCTGCAAGCGAAGTAATTAGCATACGTGGACTTACATCAGTTGTAAATGCTCAATTGTATTCAACTCAGCTGATCTTGATCAATAACTATATATTATCCAGAGAAAACAATAGCATTGATATTAGCAAACTTCCGAAAGGAGTATATCTGCTTACTATTAACGATGGAAACTACAACGAGGTTATTAAACTGATTAAGTAA
- a CDS encoding O-acetyl-ADP-ribose deacetylase yields the protein MSKIIIEKGDITKIKADAIVNAANTTLLGGGGVDGAIHHAGGNEIMEACRKIAAQQGGCKVGEAVITTAGLLPAKFVIHTVGPIWNGGKQNEMELLGSCYRNSMRLAVENNCKTIAFPSISTGIFGFPKEVAAQISISTLNSVLQDDDSIDQVILVCFDDENLKRLKNEHEKISIG from the coding sequence ATGAGTAAAATAATAATTGAAAAAGGCGATATAACAAAAATAAAAGCTGACGCTATAGTAAATGCAGCTAATACAACATTATTAGGAGGAGGCGGAGTTGATGGCGCCATTCACCACGCAGGTGGAAATGAAATAATGGAAGCATGTCGTAAAATAGCTGCACAGCAGGGTGGGTGTAAAGTAGGCGAAGCGGTAATAACTACAGCCGGACTATTGCCTGCTAAATTTGTGATACACACCGTAGGACCTATTTGGAATGGTGGAAAGCAGAATGAAATGGAACTCCTGGGAAGCTGTTATCGCAATAGCATGCGGTTGGCAGTAGAAAACAATTGCAAAACAATAGCCTTTCCGAGTATAAGTACTGGCATTTTTGGCTTTCCAAAAGAGGTGGCTGCGCAAATTTCTATCAGCACTTTAAATTCTGTTCTTCAAGATGATGACAGCATTGATCAGGTAATACTGGTATGTTTTGACGATGAAAATTTGAAGAGGCTAAAAAATGAGCATGAAAAAATCAGCATTGGCTAA